The Methanobrevibacter sp. genome segment AATTAGCAGTATATTGTGGTGTAAAAATGGTAAAAGTTTCAAAATTACGCAGTTTAGATATTTATACAAACACAGGACATTATGTCGGTCGTGTAGAGGACATTATTCTTAATATTAGGTTGGGAACTATTTCCAAATTACAGGTAAGAGCTATTGAACATGAAAGAAAACCTGCCGGTGTTATCAATTCATTTTTAGGAAGCATTCGTGGAGAAGTGCCTGAAGAAAATGACATGAAATCTTTCCAAAACGATTTATTAACTGTGGACTTTGATAAAGTTCAGGCTATTGGAGATATTATGTTAATCAATCCAAGAGATATGAAAAAAGTAAATCATGAACCACAAATTCCTAATGCTGTAACTCCAGAACCTGAAACTCATTCCCAAGCAGAAACTCAAGTTCAATTTGACTCTGAAAGATTATAATTAATCTTTTACCTATTTCTTTTTTTTTAAACATTTTTTTCGGGTGATATTTATGAAAGTAGGTATTATAGGATGCGGAGCTATTGCCAATATTATTACAAATAGTATAGTTTCAGAAGAAAACGGCATTGAAATTGCATACTTTTTTGATAAGGATGTTGAAAGAGCAGAAAACCTAGCAAGATTTGCCGGTGGTGTGGCGATTATTAATTTTAATGACATGCTGAATGATGTGGATTTAATTTTAGAATGTGCTTCGCCGGATTCTGTTAAGAAGTACGCTCCAATTGTTTTAGAAAAAGGTATTGATATGGTTATCATGAGTATTGGGGCATTTATGGATGCTGAATTTCATAGCAATGTTTTAAAAATAGCTAAAAGGAATTGCGCTAAAATACATTTGCCTTCAGGTGCCGTTGTTGGTTTGGATGGAATTAAGGCCGTTGCGAATTTCGGTCTTAAAGAGGTTAATCTTGTAACCCGCAAATCTCCAAAATCACTTGGAAAAGATATTGATGGTGAGGAAGTTTTATTTGAAGGAAAAGCTTCTGAAGCGGTTAAGCAGTTCCCATTAAACATTAATGTTGCAGCAACAATAAGTATGGCATGCAATTCCGATATTCATGTAAAAATCATTGCCGATCCGAAAGTCGACAGGAACGTTCATGAAATCACTGCAAAAGGGGACTTTGGTGAATTTAAAACAACAACTATGAATTTCCCTTGTGAAGCTAATCCTAAAACAAGCATGCTTGCAGCACTCTCAGCAATTAAATTGCTTAAAAGTTTTAATGAAACTATTAGTGTGGGAATCTGATGAAGGATTATGAAGTCTATTCTTCTTTGAAAGTTCCGAAAAACTCTAAAATCATCATTCGTTTAGATGGCAGAAGTTTTCATCAGTTGGCCCGCGATTTGAATC includes the following:
- a CDS encoding aspartate dehydrogenase, whose protein sequence is MKVGIIGCGAIANIITNSIVSEENGIEIAYFFDKDVERAENLARFAGGVAIINFNDMLNDVDLILECASPDSVKKYAPIVLEKGIDMVIMSIGAFMDAEFHSNVLKIAKRNCAKIHLPSGAVVGLDGIKAVANFGLKEVNLVTRKSPKSLGKDIDGEEVLFEGKASEAVKQFPLNINVAATISMACNSDIHVKIIADPKVDRNVHEITAKGDFGEFKTTTMNFPCEANPKTSMLAALSAIKLLKSFNETISVGI
- a CDS encoding PRC-barrel domain-containing protein, which encodes MVKVSKLRSLDIYTNTGHYVGRVEDIILNIRLGTISKLQVRAIEHERKPAGVINSFLGSIRGEVPEENDMKSFQNDLLTVDFDKVQAIGDIMLINPRDMKKVNHEPQIPNAVTPEPETHSQAETQVQFDSERL